The Nitrospira sp. genome has a window encoding:
- a CDS encoding O-antigen ligase family protein, translated as MTSEILRLPIVVWCFGYLWVTIVWFLLGAQSDMAWQEVRWRILAIFEILGFLAVFMDGRAHLIARLTLVVAVHVAVMVNIFELFAPNTFSNVSGRSAGLYVNANMSAEALVLGMILGTTALPSWYRGAFIFLTGVGVFVTYSRAGLIGWLIAIGGLMLGRCVDARHLVRIGLVAVALLSLVLLPKADQILTALERAGTLNADTQERLAWFMDPLGVDDKSGWSRKSVAREAWERVTERPFFGGGTGSVHKGLDIPPHNQFLSHMIDHGLVGAILMPLLLLVLIWRNQGASRRVALIFCGATLWFSFFTHTFLNNAHSLLLIAMVAAPVSLHVRRRDQATQGDLISNSDQGNLMKTWMPSLR; from the coding sequence ATGACGTCCGAAATTCTCAGGCTCCCGATCGTGGTGTGGTGTTTTGGGTATCTCTGGGTCACGATAGTCTGGTTCCTGTTAGGGGCACAGTCGGACATGGCCTGGCAGGAAGTACGATGGCGGATCTTGGCCATATTTGAAATTCTTGGCTTCCTCGCGGTTTTTATGGATGGTAGGGCGCACCTGATTGCGCGACTCACGCTTGTAGTCGCGGTACATGTTGCGGTGATGGTCAATATCTTTGAACTCTTTGCTCCCAACACCTTCAGCAATGTGTCTGGACGCTCTGCCGGCTTGTATGTGAATGCGAATATGTCTGCGGAAGCACTCGTCCTTGGAATGATTCTCGGCACCACGGCGCTACCCTCTTGGTATCGCGGGGCGTTCATTTTCCTCACCGGCGTTGGTGTGTTTGTGACCTATTCTCGGGCGGGCCTGATCGGGTGGCTGATTGCTATAGGAGGGCTGATGCTGGGACGGTGCGTAGACGCAAGGCATTTGGTTCGGATAGGTCTTGTGGCGGTCGCTCTCCTCAGCCTTGTGTTGCTGCCGAAAGCCGATCAGATTCTCACCGCACTGGAAAGGGCTGGCACATTGAATGCGGACACGCAGGAACGACTCGCCTGGTTCATGGATCCACTCGGGGTGGATGATAAATCCGGCTGGTCACGCAAGTCTGTTGCCCGGGAAGCCTGGGAGCGGGTGACCGAACGGCCGTTCTTTGGTGGTGGAACCGGCTCAGTACATAAGGGGCTCGATATACCACCACATAATCAGTTTTTGTCGCACATGATCGATCATGGCCTTGTTGGTGCGATTCTCATGCCGCTGCTCCTGCTGGTCTTGATCTGGCGGAATCAGGGCGCAAGCCGACGAGTTGCCCTCATCTTCTGCGGTGCCACATTGTGGTTTAGTTTTTTTACACACACGTTCCTAAATAATGCGCACAGTCTTCTCCTTATCGCGATGGTAGCGGCGCCAGTATCACTACATGTCCGTCGGAGAGACCAAGCGACCCAAGGCGACCTGATTAGCAATTCAGATCAGGGTAATCTTATGAAAACGTGGATGCCTTCCCTGCGATGA
- a CDS encoding SGNH/GDSL hydrolase family protein: MSKNHILFVIFGGVLFGLMMVELGLRAVGISYPNFSQFDRELGVSLRPQAEGWFKREGEAFVRINSTGLRDREHAIPKPDHVLRIAVLGDSYSEALQVPIEDTFWAVAEREIKGCAAMGHREPELINFGVSGYGTAQELIMLRHRVWTYAPDIVLLMITPSNDIRNNSRALEKDGRRPYFVLKNGLLVEDTSFRNGIGFRLRSSSLGRTVTDVRDSLRIFQLTIEALRRIMQPNRATHEQSDLVGQVADETSRSGRRGEDPPWLQGEAGLDMETYAEPQESVWKEAWQVTEDLIKLLHAEVESRGKGFMAITVSSGPQVGPDREARRVLERRLGVSDLFYSENRIRALGEDRFEVLALAPLFQAYAEEHRIFLHGFPSSGLGLGHWNIAGHHLAGQLIAQELCGQLTGSQPT; the protein is encoded by the coding sequence ATGTCGAAGAACCACATCCTGTTCGTGATATTCGGGGGCGTTCTGTTCGGGCTCATGATGGTCGAACTTGGGTTACGAGCGGTTGGTATTTCCTATCCAAACTTTTCCCAATTCGATCGTGAGCTAGGGGTTTCGCTACGTCCACAAGCTGAAGGATGGTTTAAGAGAGAAGGGGAGGCCTTCGTCCGAATCAATTCGACGGGACTTCGTGATCGTGAGCATGCCATACCCAAGCCAGATCACGTGCTACGAATTGCGGTACTGGGAGACTCCTATTCCGAAGCGTTGCAGGTTCCGATCGAGGACACGTTCTGGGCGGTAGCGGAACGAGAGATCAAGGGCTGTGCAGCCATGGGTCATCGAGAACCCGAGCTGATTAATTTTGGGGTCTCTGGGTACGGTACGGCACAAGAATTGATCATGCTTCGTCATCGAGTCTGGACCTATGCGCCTGACATCGTCCTTCTAATGATCACTCCCAGCAACGACATTCGCAATAATTCTCGAGCCCTGGAGAAAGACGGCAGGAGGCCCTATTTTGTCCTGAAAAACGGGCTTCTCGTAGAAGACACGTCTTTTCGTAATGGGATCGGATTCCGGCTACGTTCGTCGTCATTGGGACGAACAGTCACCGATGTGCGTGACTCGTTGAGAATATTCCAATTAACGATCGAAGCTCTCCGGCGGATAATGCAACCGAATCGTGCGACCCATGAGCAGTCAGACCTCGTTGGTCAGGTGGCGGATGAAACCAGCAGATCCGGACGGCGAGGCGAGGATCCACCATGGCTGCAAGGAGAAGCTGGTCTGGATATGGAAACATACGCGGAGCCGCAAGAGTCGGTCTGGAAAGAGGCTTGGCAAGTAACGGAGGATCTCATCAAGCTGTTGCATGCAGAGGTGGAAAGCAGAGGCAAAGGATTCATGGCCATCACAGTGAGCAGTGGCCCTCAAGTAGGTCCGGATCGAGAAGCTCGCCGGGTATTAGAGCGCCGTTTAGGGGTATCGGATCTCTTCTATTCCGAGAATCGAATACGAGCCTTGGGAGAAGATCGATTCGAGGTTCTTGCTCTGGCTCCACTGTTTCAAGCGTATGCTGAAGAACACCGCATCTTTTTACATGGCTTCCCGAGTTCTGGCCTTGGTCTGGGACATTGGAATATCGCTGGACATCATCTGGCGGGGCAACTGATCGCTCAAGAGCTTTGCGGGCAACTCACCGGCTCACAGCCGACCTGA
- a CDS encoding WD40 repeat domain-containing protein — translation MPAGTKIAFINGIHLAMLFVIGKRTKICELMKGFDMTVLFFLSMVLLPLHSWAFLTDTAVHPQSTGLSLPTAGSKATDHVFGSTILRVTDSGDGSGDCMTFYSNMPSLNVNNTKVAAQCRVVGPKRFKVWDFNASTMTRSNGRTQSNPVAGAQEYFPQWSRTTSNKFTVCAQMNLVEVTIPDGTSTVWTNKILRNFTTDFPGATRVTQHSVSNNDDVFAVMSNTGGYAVWRRSTNSILLRVTNATGLNEVEIDKSGRYLVVRRSGITAIWDLQAGPTQTQVAATLAFSHRAMGNRIVGSACNYRRLCVRNLATPNTVTFILPRDSWTYYTHDDHFAMPSGSDAWMTASRYSRTGGPVLQAFDNEIVQIATDGSNRVRRIAHHRSVVVNNNYDAQPKASVSRDGNFITFTSNWGNPSGRKDVYLVRVQSTTATTRAAPTNPRIVR, via the coding sequence GTGCCAGCAGGTACTAAAATTGCCTTCATCAACGGCATCCATTTGGCAATGCTGTTCGTCATCGGGAAACGCACCAAAATATGTGAGCTCATGAAAGGATTCGATATGACCGTCCTGTTCTTCTTATCGATGGTACTGCTTCCCCTGCATAGTTGGGCATTTCTCACCGATACCGCTGTACATCCACAGTCGACCGGGCTTTCCCTACCCACAGCAGGCTCGAAGGCAACCGACCACGTGTTTGGATCCACCATCCTACGTGTGACAGACTCAGGGGATGGCAGCGGTGACTGCATGACGTTCTATTCGAACATGCCCTCTCTGAACGTCAACAACACCAAAGTCGCGGCACAATGTCGAGTTGTTGGGCCTAAGCGCTTCAAGGTCTGGGATTTCAATGCGTCGACGATGACACGTTCTAACGGACGGACTCAAAGTAATCCAGTAGCAGGAGCCCAAGAATATTTCCCACAATGGTCTCGCACCACTTCCAACAAATTTACCGTGTGCGCACAAATGAATCTTGTTGAAGTGACCATTCCCGATGGGACCTCGACCGTCTGGACGAACAAAATCCTTCGCAATTTCACGACCGACTTCCCCGGTGCGACCAGAGTGACACAGCATTCCGTGTCAAACAATGATGATGTGTTTGCTGTGATGTCCAATACCGGGGGCTATGCCGTCTGGAGACGCAGTACGAATTCCATTCTCCTGAGGGTGACCAACGCAACCGGTCTCAATGAAGTGGAGATTGATAAGAGTGGCCGTTATCTCGTAGTAAGGAGAAGTGGGATAACAGCTATCTGGGACCTGCAAGCCGGACCAACCCAAACACAAGTCGCGGCGACACTGGCTTTTAGCCATCGCGCCATGGGAAATAGGATCGTCGGCAGCGCCTGTAATTACCGTCGGCTGTGCGTACGAAATCTGGCGACACCAAACACCGTGACGTTCATCCTGCCGAGAGATTCATGGACCTACTATACCCACGATGATCATTTTGCCATGCCCAGCGGCAGTGATGCCTGGATGACGGCAAGCCGCTATTCACGAACCGGAGGGCCTGTGCTGCAAGCGTTCGATAACGAGATCGTTCAGATCGCTACGGATGGGTCGAATCGAGTGCGACGGATCGCCCACCACCGCAGTGTCGTCGTGAACAATAATTACGATGCTCAACCAAAGGCATCGGTCAGCCGCGATGGAAACTTCATTACCTTTACGAGTAATTGGGGAAACCCCAGCGGCCGCAAAGACGTCTATCTTGTTCGGGTCCAGTCCACAACTGCGACCACACGAGCGGCCCCCACCAACCCACGAATTGTCCGGTAA
- a CDS encoding glycosyltransferase: protein MLFLTTGLHAGGAELMLLRLLSRLDRHCFVPSVISLIQLGPVSEKIEQLGIPVRSLGMQPGKPNLASIGRLLYWIRQDRPHVIQTWMYHADLLGGVAARLVGHIPIAWGVRHSDPRTQGYGPLTVPTVKLCARLSRWIPKRIVCCSEASREAHVAFGYTADKMVVIPNGVDLTALKPDPDARRATRHALAIPTEVPVIGLVGRFHPQKDHKNFVQAAKLIFSKRPSVHFVLCGEDVTWDNRELAAWIDDAGIRRNCRLLGRREDVPQLMASFDLATSSSCFGESFANVVSEAMSCGVPCVVTDVGDSAHIVGPTGIVVPPRDATALAGAWEQMFDLGREQLLRTGLQARQRIKDHFDLPDIVDRYQALFEDLAILPAA, encoded by the coding sequence ATTCTGTTTCTCACGACTGGTCTGCATGCTGGAGGGGCTGAATTAATGTTACTTCGACTGCTCTCGCGCTTGGACCGCCACTGCTTCGTGCCATCAGTCATCTCACTTATCCAGCTCGGGCCGGTCAGTGAAAAAATTGAACAACTAGGAATTCCCGTTCGATCACTCGGGATGCAACCCGGCAAACCGAATCTAGCGTCCATTGGGCGACTTCTGTACTGGATTCGTCAGGACCGTCCACATGTCATCCAAACCTGGATGTACCATGCAGACTTACTCGGGGGTGTGGCAGCTCGATTGGTAGGGCACATTCCGATCGCGTGGGGAGTCCGGCATAGTGACCCGCGTACTCAGGGGTATGGTCCGTTGACAGTGCCCACGGTCAAGCTCTGCGCTCGATTGTCCCGCTGGATTCCCAAACGGATTGTCTGTTGTTCTGAGGCGTCGCGTGAGGCTCACGTTGCCTTTGGCTATACAGCCGACAAGATGGTGGTCATCCCCAACGGCGTCGATCTGACAGCATTGAAACCCGATCCTGACGCACGCCGTGCGACTCGACATGCTCTCGCTATTCCCACCGAGGTCCCCGTAATCGGTCTGGTCGGAAGATTTCACCCTCAGAAGGACCACAAGAACTTTGTGCAGGCAGCCAAACTTATTTTCTCAAAGCGACCATCAGTCCATTTTGTACTCTGCGGCGAAGATGTGACCTGGGACAACCGAGAACTTGCCGCGTGGATTGATGATGCCGGCATTCGCAGGAATTGTCGTCTGCTGGGACGGCGTGAGGACGTGCCGCAACTGATGGCCTCGTTTGACCTGGCCACGTCCTCGTCCTGCTTCGGTGAAAGTTTCGCCAATGTGGTCAGTGAAGCGATGAGTTGTGGGGTGCCTTGTGTTGTGACGGATGTTGGTGATTCAGCGCACATCGTAGGGCCGACCGGCATTGTGGTTCCCCCGCGAGATGCGACGGCATTAGCGGGAGCCTGGGAACAGATGTTTGATCTTGGTCGAGAACAGCTTCTCCGGACAGGATTGCAGGCGAGACAACGGATTAAGGACCATTTTGATTTGCCGGATATCGTCGATCGCTATCAAGCGCTGTTTGAAGACCTTGCAATCTTACCTGCCGCTTAA
- the asnB gene encoding asparagine synthase (glutamine-hydrolyzing) has translation MCGIAGYCEIVPRSRREELEVTVAAMAATLHHRGPDDSGVWTDPSAGIALAHRRLSILDLSPLGHQPMHSDSGRYALSYNGEIYNFRALRSELECLGHTFRGHSDTEIMLASFSQWGVHQAVQRFNGMFAFAVWDRDERRLLLARDRFGEKPLYYGWMGKTFMFASELKALRAHPDFEANIDRDVLALYFRHGYIPAPYSIYCGISKVLPGTILTVDPEAGSPPDSIPYWSVRAVAEQGSANSFAGTETEAIAHLDHLLRDAVKLRMEADVPLGAFLSGGIDSSAIVALMQAQSTQPVRTFSIGFHEAAYNEADYAKAVAKHLGTHHTELYVAPEEAIAVIPRLPTLYDEPFADASQIPTFLVSQLARRDVTVCLSGDAGDELFAGYDTYLHGVRIWKLIGWWPRSLRLLSGRGLTALSSAPWEFLLRMVEPICPKGLRLQHQALRLKKLAELLPTDSVEAMYRGIITHWDVPDSVVIGSSEPPTAFTDRTQWGRISGVLRRMMYTDLITYLPDNILVKVDRASMGVGLEARVPLLDHRVAEFAWQLPVSMNVRDGRGKWILRQVLSRYVPPTLTERPKMGFAVPISAWLRGPLKDWGEALLDRRRLKDQGFLNPDLIRGKWCEHQSGKEDWRILWDALMFQAWFDSQQRPMRSGVEVACSL, from the coding sequence ATGTGTGGCATCGCAGGCTATTGTGAGATTGTTCCTCGCAGTAGGAGAGAGGAGCTGGAAGTGACAGTTGCGGCCATGGCTGCCACATTGCACCATCGAGGGCCGGACGATTCGGGGGTCTGGACCGATCCATCTGCCGGTATCGCGTTGGCTCATCGCCGTTTGTCGATCTTAGACCTTTCTCCGCTCGGTCATCAGCCGATGCACTCGGACTCAGGCCGCTACGCACTTAGCTACAACGGCGAGATCTACAATTTCAGGGCCCTACGCAGCGAATTGGAATGCCTTGGACATACGTTTCGTGGCCATTCGGATACCGAGATCATGCTTGCTTCATTTTCACAGTGGGGTGTTCATCAGGCCGTCCAACGGTTCAATGGCATGTTTGCATTTGCCGTATGGGATCGTGACGAGCGCCGGCTCCTCCTGGCTCGTGACCGATTTGGTGAGAAGCCGTTGTACTACGGGTGGATGGGGAAGACATTCATGTTTGCGTCGGAACTCAAGGCTCTGCGGGCGCATCCGGACTTCGAAGCCAATATCGATCGAGATGTGTTGGCGCTCTACTTTCGCCACGGCTACATTCCCGCTCCCTATTCGATCTATTGTGGTATCTCAAAGGTCTTGCCTGGAACGATCTTGACGGTGGATCCGGAAGCAGGTTCCCCTCCAGACTCCATACCCTATTGGTCCGTTCGAGCTGTCGCCGAACAGGGTAGCGCAAATTCTTTCGCTGGTACGGAGACGGAAGCCATTGCGCACTTGGATCACTTGTTGAGAGATGCGGTCAAACTTCGGATGGAAGCGGACGTGCCGTTGGGCGCGTTTTTGTCCGGGGGTATCGATTCTTCGGCCATCGTCGCGCTCATGCAGGCGCAAAGCACGCAGCCTGTCCGGACCTTCAGCATCGGGTTTCACGAGGCGGCCTATAACGAGGCAGACTATGCCAAAGCGGTGGCGAAGCATCTTGGAACACATCACACCGAGCTCTATGTGGCCCCTGAAGAAGCCATAGCGGTCATCCCCAGACTTCCCACACTCTACGACGAGCCGTTTGCCGACGCCTCACAAATACCGACGTTTCTCGTTTCTCAACTGGCTCGCCGCGACGTGACGGTCTGTTTGTCGGGGGATGCCGGGGATGAGCTGTTTGCCGGCTATGATACCTATCTCCACGGAGTACGTATTTGGAAACTGATTGGCTGGTGGCCGCGATCTCTGCGGCTGTTGTCTGGAAGAGGATTGACTGCGTTGTCGTCGGCGCCATGGGAGTTTCTGCTTCGAATGGTCGAGCCGATCTGTCCGAAGGGCCTCCGGCTGCAGCACCAAGCTCTTCGGCTCAAAAAACTAGCGGAGCTTCTCCCAACGGACTCTGTCGAAGCCATGTATCGGGGGATCATCACGCATTGGGATGTTCCAGACTCAGTGGTTATCGGGTCGTCGGAGCCTCCGACGGCGTTTACCGATCGGACCCAGTGGGGAAGGATTTCCGGCGTCCTCCGTCGGATGATGTACACCGACTTGATCACGTATCTGCCGGACAACATCCTCGTGAAAGTGGATCGCGCCAGCATGGGGGTGGGTTTGGAAGCACGCGTGCCGCTGTTGGATCATCGCGTGGCCGAGTTTGCCTGGCAACTTCCGGTCTCCATGAACGTTCGCGACGGACGAGGCAAGTGGATTCTCCGGCAAGTACTCTCCCGGTACGTTCCACCCACTCTGACCGAGCGACCGAAGATGGGGTTCGCTGTGCCAATCAGCGCATGGCTACGCGGCCCCCTGAAGGACTGGGGCGAAGCACTCCTGGATAGAAGGCGATTGAAAGATCAAGGATTCCTGAACCCGGACCTCATTCGAGGCAAATGGTGCGAGCATCAATCCGGGAAGGAGGACTGGCGTATTCTGTGGGACGCCCTCATGTTCCAAGCCTGGTTCGATTCCCAACAGCGACCCATGCGATCGGGGGTGGAGGTGGCATGCAGTCTATGA
- a CDS encoding carbamoyltransferase, which translates to MNHILGISAFYHDSAACLIRDGDIVAAAQEERFTRKKHDPGFPAQAVTYCLQEGGLTLRDLRYLVFYDKPLVKFERLLETYLAFAPKGLQSFVAAMPVWLKEKLFLRNLLAKEFLALAPGMTQSELPQLLFGEHHESHAASAFYPSPYDKAVVLCMDGVGEWATTSAWLGEGNNLTPLWEIPFPHSLGLLYSAFTYYTGFKVNSGEYKVMGLAPYGEPKYVKQIYDHLLDLKPDGTFHLNMDYFNYCTGLTMTGNKFDDVFGGPPRKPESTLTQREMDLARSVQEVTEEVMLRVTNTLHHETGVDYLCLAGGVALNCVGNGRILREGPFKGIWIQPAAGDAGGAVGAALSAWYRYEDHPRVSTGVDRMRGSYLGPRHTNDEIESYLTQIAAPYERLDEEPLCERVAQDLAEGKVVGWLQGRMEFGPRALGGRSILGDARNTKMQSVMNLKIKYRESFRPFAPSVLRERVADFFVMNSDSPYMLLVAPVAEKRRLPLPANQSELWGIELLNVPRSDIPAVTHLDYSARIQTVHEETNPRYYRLLKSFEALTGYPVLVNTSFNVRGEPIVSTPEDAYRCFMRTEMDVLVLENCVLYKTNQKPMEHDTNWQQEFALD; encoded by the coding sequence ATGAATCATATTCTTGGCATTTCGGCGTTTTATCACGATAGTGCGGCCTGCCTGATTCGCGACGGGGACATTGTGGCGGCGGCGCAGGAAGAACGGTTTACCCGGAAGAAACATGATCCCGGGTTCCCAGCGCAGGCCGTGACCTACTGCTTACAGGAGGGCGGCCTGACCCTCCGGGACCTCCGCTATCTCGTGTTTTATGATAAGCCGCTGGTGAAATTTGAGCGATTGCTCGAAACCTACCTGGCCTTTGCGCCCAAGGGGCTCCAGTCGTTCGTTGCGGCCATGCCCGTGTGGCTCAAAGAAAAGCTGTTCCTTCGAAACCTACTCGCCAAGGAATTCCTCGCCCTGGCGCCAGGAATGACGCAATCGGAACTGCCTCAGCTCTTGTTCGGTGAGCACCATGAATCGCATGCGGCCTCGGCTTTTTATCCGTCGCCCTATGACAAGGCCGTCGTGCTCTGTATGGATGGTGTCGGCGAATGGGCGACCACCTCGGCCTGGCTCGGCGAAGGGAACAACTTAACCCCGCTCTGGGAGATTCCCTTTCCCCATTCACTAGGGCTCCTCTATTCCGCCTTCACGTACTACACCGGATTCAAGGTCAATTCAGGCGAGTATAAGGTGATGGGCCTGGCTCCGTATGGCGAACCGAAATATGTGAAGCAAATCTATGACCATCTCCTCGATCTTAAGCCAGACGGAACCTTTCACTTGAACATGGACTATTTTAACTACTGTACTGGTTTGACGATGACGGGGAATAAATTTGACGATGTGTTTGGCGGCCCTCCCCGGAAGCCCGAAAGTACGTTGACTCAACGGGAAATGGACCTGGCCCGGTCGGTCCAAGAGGTTACCGAGGAGGTCATGCTCCGGGTGACGAACACGCTCCATCACGAAACGGGCGTGGACTATCTCTGTCTGGCCGGTGGCGTCGCGCTCAACTGTGTGGGCAATGGGCGGATCTTACGCGAGGGGCCCTTCAAGGGGATCTGGATTCAACCGGCGGCGGGAGACGCGGGCGGGGCGGTCGGGGCGGCCTTGAGCGCGTGGTATCGCTATGAGGATCACCCGAGAGTGTCCACCGGTGTGGACCGGATGCGCGGGAGTTATCTGGGGCCGCGCCATACCAACGACGAGATTGAATCGTATCTCACACAGATCGCCGCGCCGTATGAACGGCTGGACGAGGAGCCGCTCTGTGAACGGGTTGCGCAGGATCTTGCTGAAGGCAAGGTGGTCGGGTGGCTCCAGGGCCGGATGGAGTTTGGGCCCCGCGCGCTCGGCGGGCGAAGCATCCTCGGAGATGCCAGAAATACGAAGATGCAATCCGTGATGAACCTCAAGATCAAGTATCGTGAATCGTTTCGGCCCTTTGCGCCGTCGGTCCTGCGAGAACGGGTCGCGGATTTCTTTGTGATGAACTCCGACAGTCCCTACATGCTGCTGGTGGCCCCGGTCGCAGAGAAACGACGCCTCCCGCTGCCGGCCAACCAGTCGGAGCTGTGGGGGATTGAGCTGTTGAACGTGCCACGGTCCGATATTCCCGCCGTGACGCATCTGGACTACTCGGCCCGCATTCAAACCGTCCATGAAGAGACCAACCCGCGGTATTACCGGTTGCTCAAGTCGTTCGAAGCCCTCACGGGCTATCCCGTGCTGGTCAATACGTCCTTCAACGTGCGAGGGGAGCCGATTGTGTCCACACCGGAAGATGCCTATCGCTGCTTCATGCGGACCGAAATGGACGTGCTGGTCCTGGAAAACTGTGTGCTCTATAAAACCAATCAGAAGCCTATGGAACACGATACCAACTGGCAGCAAGAATTCGCGTTGGATTAG
- a CDS encoding sxtJ yields the protein MERSNHQATVKELRQFGLVVGGVFAVIGLWPLVVRSESPRVWAMALGSLLMVLGAVAPQSLTQGHAGWMKVGHILGAINTKIILGILYYLLITPMGLVMRLMGKDPMQQVLTQGTDTYRILRAPRPRQHMRNQF from the coding sequence ATGGAACGATCCAATCATCAAGCGACTGTCAAAGAGTTGCGCCAGTTCGGGCTCGTGGTCGGCGGCGTGTTTGCCGTGATCGGACTGTGGCCGTTGGTGGTTCGGAGTGAGTCCCCACGGGTGTGGGCGATGGCGCTCGGGAGCCTGCTCATGGTGTTGGGTGCGGTGGCCCCCCAGAGCCTGACACAGGGGCATGCGGGATGGATGAAGGTCGGTCACATCCTCGGCGCCATCAATACGAAGATTATCCTGGGGATTCTGTATTATCTGCTGATCACGCCGATGGGCCTGGTGATGCGCCTGATGGGGAAGGACCCGATGCAGCAGGTCTTGACGCAAGGGACGGACACCTATCGCATCCTGCGAGCTCCACGGCCACGCCAGCATATGCGAAACCAATTCTAG
- a CDS encoding glycosyltransferase family 4 protein — translation MTVSPIRLIHVTTIPLSLRFVAGQAAYMRARGFESHAVSAPGTALTEFATEESVTVHPVPMARRITPLRDLVALFQLWRLFRRLRPHIVHAHTPKGGLLGMLAARFARVPVRIYHMHGLPFLTATGLTRRILMATEAVSCRMASQVFCVSRSVRSLAVDLHLSPPEKIHVLLQGSCNGVDAESEFNPDRLNVSVRSEARRRYGIPADATVIGFVGRLARAKGLAELDSAWRMLRREHTDLHLLLIGPEEPGDPPPPGLLERLREDPHVQCAGENWDTPPLYRAMDILVLPTHREGFPLVLLEAAAMRVPIVATRVTGCLDAVQDGITGTLVSAYDPDALAVGLQRYVRDPALRRRHGEAARKWVLREFRPEEIWQAVYHEYVRCLLSRGLKPHGEHPYARNARSESERADRPREQWS, via the coding sequence ATGACGGTTTCTCCCATAAGACTGATTCATGTGACCACTATTCCGCTATCACTCCGCTTTGTGGCTGGCCAAGCGGCCTATATGAGGGCCAGGGGATTCGAAAGCCATGCCGTCTCAGCTCCGGGGACAGCCTTGACAGAGTTCGCTACGGAGGAATCTGTCACGGTTCACCCGGTGCCAATGGCTCGGCGGATTACACCGCTCAGAGATCTTGTGGCACTGTTTCAACTGTGGCGGCTGTTCCGTCGCCTTCGCCCGCATATCGTTCATGCGCACACGCCGAAAGGCGGCTTGCTCGGAATGCTCGCGGCACGATTTGCAAGGGTTCCTGTCCGAATCTACCACATGCATGGACTGCCCTTTCTTACAGCCACGGGACTCACTCGTCGGATCCTTATGGCCACCGAAGCGGTCTCCTGTCGGATGGCCTCCCAGGTTTTCTGCGTCAGCCGCTCGGTACGGTCTCTGGCCGTCGATCTGCACCTGTCTCCTCCGGAGAAAATCCACGTTCTGTTGCAAGGGAGCTGCAATGGTGTCGATGCCGAGAGCGAGTTCAATCCAGATCGATTGAACGTCTCTGTGCGAAGTGAGGCCCGGCGCCGATATGGTATTCCGGCTGATGCCACCGTCATCGGATTTGTGGGCCGTTTGGCGCGTGCGAAGGGACTTGCCGAATTGGACTCTGCCTGGAGGATGCTGAGGCGCGAACATACAGATCTGCACCTCCTCCTCATTGGACCGGAGGAGCCCGGCGATCCGCCGCCACCAGGGTTGCTTGAACGGCTGCGAGAGGATCCCCATGTGCAGTGTGCTGGAGAAAACTGGGACACGCCCCCACTCTATCGTGCGATGGATATCCTGGTGTTGCCCACGCATCGTGAGGGCTTTCCACTCGTCTTGCTGGAAGCCGCAGCCATGAGAGTGCCGATCGTCGCCACGCGCGTGACCGGATGTCTGGATGCAGTGCAGGACGGCATCACGGGAACCCTTGTGTCAGCCTACGATCCGGACGCGCTTGCTGTCGGGCTACAGCGTTATGTGCGTGACCCTGCACTGCGCCGGCGGCATGGGGAGGCGGCACGGAAGTGGGTCCTGCGGGAATTTCGCCCTGAGGAAATCTGGCAGGCCGTGTATCACGAGTATGTGCGCTGTCTGCTCAGCAGAGGTTTGAAGCCTCACGGGGAGCATCCGTATGCACGGAATGCACGGAGCGAAAGCGAGCGGGCCGATCGCCCACGGGAGCAATGGTCATGA